One window of the Perca flavescens isolate YP-PL-M2 chromosome 16, PFLA_1.0, whole genome shotgun sequence genome contains the following:
- the bbln gene encoding bublin coiled-coil protein, whose translation MSGPNGDPDIPIDDAIINDEDEFEDEEYEAINSMLDQINSYLDDLEDRNDSLNGKLHELLESNRQARLEFRAQLLGSQSQEEHCPADGDSSSNSKEYLNKDKGDCK comes from the exons ATGTCTGGACCAAATGGAGATCCAGACATCCCAATTGACGATGCTATTATCAACGACGAAGATGAATTCGAGGACGAAG AGTATGAAGCCATCAACTCCATGCTAGATCAGATCAACTCCTATCTCGATGACCTGGAAGATCGGAATGATTCACTTAATGGCAAACTGCACGAGCTTCTGGAGTCAAACCGGCAAGCCCGGCTGGAGTTCAGGGCCCAACTGCTGGGTTCCCAGAGCCAGGAGGAACATTGTCCTGCAGACGGAGACTCCTCCTCAAACAGCAAGGAATACTTAAACAAGGACAAAGGAGATTGCAAATGA
- the surf2 gene encoding surfeit locus protein 2, producing the protein MDELPTDLKAFLLNHPFLHLTDGKKIKCTLNGHEFPCNLVELEKFTKGKKYEKLSAAAEFNYSQYEPHVVSSTKQPNQLFCKLTLRHLNRQPHHVLRHVNGKRFKKALSKYEECVKQGIEFVPARLKQKRPKDIREEVNWGKPSKHGNNAFEPPSSDEDHSDSEDSMSDLYPSTMFTLKNEAEESMEGDGDKEEDDFQTDEDEEMELDKPILQKRKKVQGGGFQKKFRNNHCKSGRKKPGKVPNGK; encoded by the exons ATGGATGAATTACCTACGGACCTCAAAGCCTTTCTTCTTAACCACCCCTTTCTTCACCTTACAGATGGCAAAAAG ATCAAATGCACTCTGAATGGCCATGAGTTTCCATGCAACCTGGTGGAGCTAGAGAAGTTCACTAAAGGGAAGAAGTATGAGAAACTTAGTGCTGCAGCAGAGTTCAACTACAGCCAGTATGAACCACACGTTGTATCAAGCACAAAACAACC CAATCAGCTCTTCTGTAAGCTGACCCTCAGACACCTCAACCGGCAGCCGCATCATGTCCTAAGACATGTAAACGGAAAACGCTTCAAGAAAGCCCTCTCCAAAT ATGAAGAATGTGTGAAGCAAGGGATTGAATTTGTTCCAGCTAGACTCAAGCAGAAAAGGCCCAAAGACATCAGAGAGGAGGTCAATTGGGGGAAGCCCTCAAAACATGGGAACAACGCATTCGAACCCCCATCCAGTGACGAGGATCACAGTGACTCAGAAGACAGCATGAGTGACCTCTACCCTT CCACAATGTTCACTTTAAAAAACGAAGCGGAAGAAAGTATGGAGGGTGACGGGGATAAGGAGGAAGATGACTTCCAAACAGATGAAGACGAGGAAATGGAACTGGATAAGCCGATTCTGCAGAAACGCAAGAAG GTACAGGGTGGTGGTTTTCAGAAGAAATTCAGAAATAACCACTGCAAATCAGGCCGAAAGAAACCTGGGAAAGTGCCCAATGGAAAGTAA
- the surf4 gene encoding surfeit locus protein 4 has product MGQEDLMNTAEDVADQFLRLTKHYLPHLARLCLISTFLEDGIRMWFQWNEQRDYIEATWSCGYFLATCFVLLNLIGQLGGCVLILSRNFVQYACFGLFGIIALQTVAYSILWDLKFLMRNLALGGGLLLLLAESRSEGKSMFAGVPSMGESSPKQYMQLGGRVLLVLMFMTLLHFDSNFFSILQNMVGTALIILVAIGFKTKLAALTLVVWLLAINVYFNAFWTVPAYKPMHDFLKYDFFQTTSVIGGLLLVVALGPGGVSMDEKKKEW; this is encoded by the exons atgGGACAGGAGGATCTCATGAACACAGCCGAAGACGTGGCGGACCAG TTCCTGCGGTTAACCAAACATTACCTGCCCCACCTGGCGCGTCTCTGTCTCATCAGCACCTTCCTGGAAGATGGCATCCGCATGTGGTTTCAGTGGAATGAGCAGAGAGACTACATTGAGGCGACTTGGAGCTGTGGCTACTTCCTGGCTACCTGCTTTGTGCTGCTTAACTTGATAGGACAGCTGG GTGGTTGTGTCCTAATCCTCAGTAGAAATTTTGTACAGTATGCCTGCTTTGGATTATTTGGCATCATAGCGCTACAG aCTGTTGCATACAGCATTTTATGGGACCTCAAATTTTTGATGAG aAACCTGGCCCTAGGAGGTGGTCTGCTCCTGCTGCTGGCCGAGTCTCGTTCGGAAGGAAAGAGCATGTTTGCTGGAGTTCCCTCCATGGGAGAGAGTTCGCCAAAGCAGTACATGCAGCTGGGTGGTCGAGTACTGCTAGTGCTCATGTTCATGACTCTGCTGCACTTTGACTCCAACTTCTTCTCT ATCCTGCAGAACATGGTTGGAACTGCACTCATCATCCTGGTGGCCATTGGCTTCAAAACCAAGCTGGCGGCGTTGACCCTCGTCGTGTGGCTTCTGGCCATCAACGTTTACTTCAACGCCTTCTGGACCGTCCCCGCCTACAAGCCCATGCATGACTTCCTCAAGTACGACTTCTTCCAGACCACCTCGGTCATCGGCGGCCTGCTGTTGGTGGTGGCACTTGGACCTGGTGGAGTGTCCATggatgagaaaaagaaagagtggTAG